TGCATTTCGATTTGTTTAATGGTATTTTTAACACATTGGTGTTGGAGTGATGCTATTTGGGAAATGATAAGCTGTCTTGCTTCTAGAATGCTAATTTCAGGGGTTTCCCccccaattttatttttactttaagtgAATATTTGTGTTTTACTTACATGTATACCTttgcaccacttgcatgcctggtgccctctgAGACCataagagggcactagatcctctggaactggagttatgtttgtgagCAACCATGTAGATGGTGGGAAGAGCCAGGGTTCTTTGGAAGAGagacaggtgctcttaactgctgagtctccTTTGTGAGCATGTAtagatgtgggtgtgtgtatgcatctgtctGTAGGTTCTTTCACATGGgctcctgggatcaaactcagcttgtcaggcttggtagcaggcaGTTTTCTCTGATGGTTTTAGGGCTTGGACCCAGGGCCTCGAGTTTTCTAAGcatgctctttaccactgagctctgAAGTCAAGGGCTCTTTTTAGGGGGGATACTCtttctttatgaatttttaaaaataatttatttttatgcatactACTGTTTTACCTACATATATGTGACTGGAAGATAGTGTTGGATCCCCTTGGACTGGAATGAGAGATGGTCTTGAGATGACATGTGGGTGTTAAGAGTCAAATCtgctggggctggagtgatggctcagtggtaaagagcactggctgttcttcaattcccagcaagcacatggtggctcacaaccatctataatgtgatctaatgccttctgtctggcatgcaggtgtacatgcagataaagcacttatatacataaagtaaataaatcttttaaaaagagagtcaAACCTGGCtcttttgcaagaacagcaagttctcttagctacaaagccatctctccagcccttaaataaatttttgaaagGCTTTTTAAGAAACTTTACTTGATGAAAAACTAGAATTTACATTCTACATAACATCTTTACATTTAGGAGAAACCTTGCCAATCATGTAAAGAGTAAAGAACAGAGGTTACAGTTGGACCTCCTGTCCTCCACTTCTAGGTACTGTCTTGTGTTAGGATTTGGGAAACCTAATTGTTGAGCCCATCTTTTTATTTCCCTGTGTGCCTTTCCTTTATCTTCTCCCAAATGTGGATACCTGTATATATAGGCAGGCAAATCATGGTGCCATGCTGCGCCAGATTTAGTACCTGTGCACCAATAGGTAATTTTTACAattagggaaagaaaggaaactaaTTAAAAGTTATACACTGGAATCAGAAATTGGTAATGTGGGGGCCTGGTGTTTCTAAGGTGTTCCCTCCTGTTATATTTATTTGCAAGTTAAAAAGCAGTGATTGTAACTTTAAGTTGGCTAAAGAAGGATTTAGGTTTGGccatatttatattccaaattcAAGTTAAGAGTCAAGTTTTAGTCTAGTCTAAAGTGCTGGAGCGATATATAGTGCAGTGGTGAAGCTCcagtgctgctcttgcagagaatctgagtggaattcccagcacttacaccaggtggctcacaattgcctgtaactttGGTTCCAAGGAATCTTATGTCTTTGGCttctacaggcacctgcactctcatgtgtgcacacgcacgcacgcgtgcacacacacgtacctgtagttaaaaaaaatagtgaaaatatttttaagttggtTTTTCTCTAAACTTGATTTGGGATATAAAACAAAGTTTAGCTAATTTTTAGTTTctatggttttgagacagggtcttatatcatccaggctggactcaaacttggACTCCTGGTCTCTGCCTTTttaagtgctgggtttacaggagAGGACCCCACACCTGGTCAAATGAAGGCaggttattgttgttttgtagaCAGATGCCTGATGTCCCACCCACTATTGGCCTCCATGCACAATGATATATACActtacacctgcacacacatgtgcagatgctacacacacacacacacagaaagtatttttataaattttgggAAGGGAACTGGATATGGTGACTCATGTATATGATTTCAATACTTGGGAAGGAGAGGTAGGGAGCAACTCTGGGCTACAGTGAGACCTTATCAAGCACAAATAAAGAATCACAGGAAAACAAGGTTCAGAGCCTTGGTTCCTATGGGGAGGAATGATAGAGGCAAGATAAACAAGGCTCAAATTAAGGATTGGATAGTTTTGAATAATTTTGGTGAGTTCTAAACTATGGCGCTGATCCCTTGTTGACCTTTGGCTCTGGATAGGGGCAATACAACGTTGGTGTGTGAGATTTGCCTAAGAAAGTGATTGGGTATATGGGTTTTAGATTGGTGCATGAAAGGTGTGTTCCCAGGCAAACTGTATTTTATCTCTAAAAATTAGCTAGTTCTGGGAAGGCAAGATTTAGCACTGAGATTGAAGCTAGGATTAAAAAAACATCATCGTAAAATAATATGActgattcagtctcttctttaTAATTATGGTATAAGTGTGATTGGGGAAATGCATGTTGTAAGACTGCTGCTGACttaattttctttcccttttgtaggaagaagaggaggaagaattagTGGTAAGAGCGGCCTCCAGTTTGGGACTACCTTACTTAGAATTGGAAGGTTGAGCTGTATTGAAACTTCAGGGTATTTTAAGGAATCTGTGACAGCTTGGGAAATGATGGATAAGTAAGCTTTTACCACCTCCTGTGCAGTGGAGTATGTGGGAGTATGTCTTAGAAATCTGCCTCTTCTCGGTCTGGGGCTTCTTTGGTCCTTTCAGGAATCAGACAGCATCCTGAAGGCCTGGCATTCATCTGCTGTTTGTGTTTAATAAAGAACTCTAGGAGGAAATTTTCTTAGTTCTCcatgtttgcatttttctgaCTTTGCAAGTAGGGAGCTAGGCCTGATTCTTACATAAGAGAAAGTGAATCCTAAATGCTGGGTTAACAAATAATGCCTCTGGTAGATCTACTTCCTGTTGGACAAGGTTTCCTTTACTGTCTTGTTTCTCAGATAGGACTGAGGCTTTTGGTGTATACTGGCAACCTTGGAAGGCAGACATTTGAAGCTTCCCTGCTGCTTAAGCATTAAAGGGTTAAATAGGTGCCATTTCTGGCTATTGTATGGCTCTGCCTGCTGGCCTGTGTGCTAACTCAGAGATAGCACCTTTATTTGTTGATTATATTGCCCAAAGACCAAAGTGTTTATATTTGGTAGATGTTTCCTGAAGCTTCCATtttgatcccccccccccaattcttcATCAGGACCCCCTAACAACAGTGAGAGAGCACTGTGAGCAGTTGGAGAAGTGCGTAAAAGCCCGGGAACGACTAGAGTTGTGTGATAAGCGCGTGTCTTCCCGATCACAGACAGAAGAGGATTGTACAGAGGAGCTCTTTGACTTCTTACATGCACGGGACCACTGTGTAAGTCAGTCTGAAAATAGGAAGGACAAAGATAAGCAGTAGCTATCAGTTTGAATGGTCTGTATGCTCCAAGTAGACACATCTAACCATTTACTATAGGCCCTTGATGCTTTATGTTGGGTTTTGTGACAAGCATTTTATATACATAGGTATCCCTAGTCCTTACTGCATATGCTGGAGGTAGGTATCACTGTCTCCATTGTACAAATTGAAACAGACTGAGACGGGAGAAAATGACCTTCTAACATGCACTGTTAAATACTAAGGAAGCTGGattttatacattgttttcttttagtaCTGGAGATAAAGCACaggccttatgcatgctaggcaaaggCTCTATCCACTGAGATGCACGCCCAGCCCTGggttgtatatttaaaaaacaaacaaacaaacaaactactaaCTTAAAAAGaagttgttattttaaaattagttatcATGTATGTACTGAGAGTCAGAGATGTCTGTAACTGGATTTGTGGACAGTTCTGACTTGatatatgggtgctggaaactgaacccaggtcctctgtaagagcacctagtgttctttctttgttgttgtttgtttttgtttttcaagacagggtttctttgtatagccctggctgtcctggaactcactctgtagaccaggctgacctcgaactcagaaatccacctgcttctgcctcccaagtgctgggattaaaggcatgcgccaacaCTGCCCTgcagcagctagtgttcttaaccactgagtgatCATCTTTCTAGGCTCagattttatattcatatttatattttatattcatattggCTCAGCCAATATGTTAAATAGcttggcagttccttagaaaggCAAACATAGAGTGACTGTGGTAACGCACATTTGTAGTCCCAACTACTtatgagtctgaggcaggagggtcacaggAGGCCAGTTATTTGAACCAAGCCTGGTCTAACCAGGGAGATCTTTCTTTTTAGGGTAAACATTAAGCAGGGCTCTACCATATGACCATAGTTAACACTGAGCAGCAATTCCATTCCTACATACATATCAAGAGAAATACAAAAAGTTTTAGATTTCTAGTAGGATGGTGGCACATTCCTGCTAACGTAATTGCAAAAACAGATTTGTGTGATGATGTAGTAGAAGCTTGCAAGAGATTATATgcaactttgttttcttttattggatattttctttataggtctcccctccagaaccccccccccccattccatcccctctcctcctgcctctatgagggtgctcacccacccacaaaactcccaacttttttttaagatttatttattatgtatacagtggtCTGCCTGCttatatgcctgcaggccagaagagggcacca
Above is a window of Arvicanthis niloticus isolate mArvNil1 chromosome 5, mArvNil1.pat.X, whole genome shotgun sequence DNA encoding:
- the Uqcrh gene encoding cytochrome b-c1 complex subunit 6, mitochondrial, coding for MGLEDERKMLTGSGDPKEEEEEEELVDPLTTVREHCEQLEKCVKARERLELCDKRVSSRSQTEEDCTEELFDFLHARDHCVAHKLFKNLK